From the genome of Puntigrus tetrazona isolate hp1 unplaced genomic scaffold, ASM1883169v1 S000000095, whole genome shotgun sequence, one region includes:
- the LOC122332501 gene encoding NACHT, LRR and PYD domains-containing protein 3-like → MASVKKLLLDQLMELAEDELKNFHWHLVNFYQKCISKSELKNADRLDTVDKMVMCFGPDEAVKVMVDVLRKINQNDLAEQLQNEHKQAQTEDNMKTSVPVRELQNVLKTHKNNMKMKAKYIFEGNKETDTDLKAVYTDLFITERDIKDVNQEHEILKIDDAFKSKKTLNKPIKCNDIFTELRKNNELKIVLTKGVAGIGKTVSVHKFILDWAEGESNQDIDCVFLLPFREINVIKEREVSLHEFLLKFNPELMFLEKSKLYTEYKLVFIFDGLDESRLPLNFESDTLNTVEERSSVDVLFTSLVKGKLLPSALVWVTSRPAAANQIPPQYVGLFTEVQGFTDQQKEEYFRKRFKDQSLSSRIISHIKTSRSLYIMCHIPVFCWITATVLQDILTENNEENISTTLTEMYIHFLRIQMNMKSQKYGEQQEGECSEHLLLNREMILKLAKLAFEQLKQENIVFYEKDLKACGIDVSKDAEFTGMIAQIFKKEVGLYKRKVFCFVHLSVQEFLAAVHVFTCYLKKNKQELKFFFENSQTKVIQNLTFPFRKVKWHDLTERAIEKAMQSKRGHLDLFLRFLMGISLESSQNLLKGLLTHTKDTTESIRNLSAHIKELQQQDISDEASVNLFYCLLELKDHSLYEEIQSYLSSDEHPGRDLSSSMCTVLTYILLMSEKVLDEFNPKRFTSKLGDYRRLIPAVRCCRKALFESCGFDETCCETLSSALQSSNHLTELDLSNNDLQDSGVKLLSDGLKSSHCRLKIIRLSGCMVTEEGCGYVSSALTSNPSHLRELDLSYDHPGDSGVKLLFEKLEDPNCSLNKLNVEHGGESRITAGLKKYECFFTLDPNTAHTHLILSEENRKVTDVSQSQSYPDHPDRFDGVCQLLCRESVCGRCYWETEWSGVVFISVSYKNISRKGPGEECVFGSTDQSWSLICFPHSYSFIHNKIKTDLSVKPIIIRRRRTGEYEDIYRVGVYVDESAGTLSFFSVSDSMRLIHTVQTTFTQTLCPGFYVGYKSSVKLC, encoded by the exons ATGGCGTCTGTTAAAAAGCTGCTCTTGGACCAACTGATGGAGCTGGCAGAAGATGAACTGAAGAATTTTCATTGGCATTTAGTGAATTTTTATCAAAAGTGCATATCAAAGTCTGAATTGAAAAATGCAGATAGACTTGACACAGTAGATAAGATGGTGATGTGTTTTGGACCAGATGAAGCTGTGAAGGTCATGGTAGACGTCCTGAGAAAGATAAACCAAAATGATCTGGCTGAACAGTTGCAGAATGAACACAAGCaag CTCAGACTGAGGACAATATGAAGACATCTGTCCCTGTTAGAG AGCTGCAAAATGTCTTGAaaactcacaaaaacaacatgaagatgaaggcaaaatacatttttgagggCAACAAAGAAACTGACACAGATCTGAAAGCTGTTTACACAGATCTGTTCATCACAGAGAGAGATATAAAAGATGTAAATCAGGAACATGAGATTCTGAAGATTGATGATGCTTTCAAgagcaaaaaaacactgaacaaaccaatcaaatgcaatgatatatttactgaactGAGGAAAAACAATGAGTTAAAGATTGTGTTGACCAAAggagtcgctggcattggaaaaactgtgtctgtgcacaagttcatcctggactgggccGAAGGAGAATCTAATCAGGATATAGACTGTGTGTTCCTGCTTCCATTTAGAGAGATCAATGTgattaaagagagagaggtcaGTCTCCATGAGTTTCTGCTGAAATTTAATCCTGAATTGATGTTCCTGGAGAAATCAAAGttatatacagaatataaacttgtgtttatatttgatggacttgatgagAGTCGACTGCCTTTGAATTTTGAAAGTGATACATTGAACACTGTTGAGGAAAGATCATCTGTAGATGTGCTGTTTACAAGTCTGGTCAAAGGTAAACTGCTTCCATCAGCTCTTGTCTGGGTCACATcacgaccagcagcagccaatcagatccctccTCAGTATGTAGGATTGTTCACAGAAGTGCAAGGATTCACTGACCAACAGAAGGAAGAGTACTTCAGAAAGAGATTCAAAGATCAGAGTCTGTcctccagaatcatctcacacattaagacgtctcgtagtctctacatcatgtgccacattcctgtgttctgctggatcacagccacagtacttcaggatattctcactgagaacaatgaagagaacatcagcacaacactcactgaaatgtacattcacttcctgAGGATACAGATGAACATGAAGAGTCAGAAATATGGCGAACAACAAGAAGGAGAATGTTCAGAGCACTTACTTTTAAATAGAGAGATGATTCTGAAGTTAGCCAAGCTAGCGTTTGAACAGCTGAAGcaggaaaacattgtgttctatGAGAAAGATCTGAAAGCATGTGGTATTGATGTGAGTAAAGATGCTGAGTTCACAGGAATGATCGCTCAGATCTTTAAGAAGGAAGTTGGACTTTATAAGAGAAAGGTCTTCTGCTTTGTGCATCTGAGCGTTCAAGAGTTCCTCGCTGCAGTGCATGTGTTCACCtgttacctgaaaaaaaacaagcaagagcTTAAGTTTTTCTTTGAGAATTCACAAACTAAAGTCATACAAAATCTTACATTTCCTTTTAGAAAGGTCAAATGGCATGACTTAACAGAGAGAGCCATTGAAAAAGCAATGCAGAGTAAGAGAGGGCATCTGGACCTGTTCCTGCGGTTTCTGATGGGAATTTCACTGGAATCCAGTCAAAATCTGCTCAAAGGCCTGCTCACACACACCAAAGACACCACAGAGAGCATCAGAAATCTAAGTGCACACATTAAAGAATTACAACAACAGGACATCTCAGATGAAGCTTCAGTCAACCTGTTCTACTGCTTACTTGAACTGAAAGATCATTCATTATATGAGGAAATACAGAGTTACCTCAGTTCAGATGAACATCCAGGAAGAGATCTCTCGTCTTCAATGTGCACAGTGTTGACCTACATACTACTGATGTCAGAGAAGGTGCTGGATGAGTTCAACCCAAAGAGGTTCACATCAAAACTAGGAGACTACAGGAGACTCATTCCAGCtgtgagatgctgcagaaaagctct ATTTGAAAGTTgtggttttgatgaaacatgctgtgaaactctgtcttctgctctacaatcatcaaaccatctgacagagctggacctgagtaacaatgatctgcaggattcaggagtgaagctgctttctgatggactgaagagttcaCACTGTAGACTGAAGATAATAAG gttgtctggctgcatggtgacagaggaaggctgtggttatgtgtcttcagctctgacttcaaacccctcacacctgagagagctggatctgagctacgatcatcctggagattcaggagtgaaacTGCTCTttgaaaaactggaggatccaaactgctcactaaataaactcaa tgttgagcatggaggagaatccaggattacagcaggactCAAGAAAT atgagtgttttttcacactggatccaaacacagcacacactcatctcattctgtctgaggagaacagaaaggtgacagatgtgtctcagtctcagtcgtatcctgatcatccagacagatttgatggtGTGTGTCAGttgttgtgtagagagagtgtgtgtggacgctgttactgggagaccGAGTGGAGTGGAGTTGTGtttatatcagtgtcatataagaacatcagcaggaagggaccgggtgaagagtgtgtgtttggatctactgatcagtcctggagtttgatctGCTTTCCTCACAGTTACTCCTTCATACACAATAAGATAAAGACTGATCtctctgtgaagcccatcatcatcagaagaagaagaacaggagagTATGAAGATATctacagagtaggagtgtacgtggatgagagcgcaggaactctgtccttcttcagcgtctctgactcaatgagactcatccacacagtccagaccacattcactcagacactctgtcCTGGGTTTTATGTTGGTTATAAATcctcagtgaaactgtgttga